The following are encoded together in the Candidatus Flexicrinis proximus genome:
- the mgtE gene encoding magnesium transporter: protein MTETNSPQRAVIDLTPANLDAQVRGLIDKGDMERLRRLLADQHSPDVADVLERLTRPADRNATFRLLSPQMAAEVIEEISHYIARELVIALPPDFAGPMLRHMEIDDLVEILGNELRDRQEQSLAQLEPVLAQAIRAQLAYPTNSAGRLMTTRFVRTYPEMTAAETLAFIKSTDDDYETVTDIYVLDEGRLIGVASLRAVVRANSSTPISALMQTEPISVSPETKGEDAARLLGRYDFMALPVVSSEGRMLGIITVDDAIDVLTAAQTADLLGIGGVHGEENAAPYFTVPILKVIRQRLIWLILLFVGGSITSGVLEAFSVELGAVVALSFYIPLLIGTGGNTGSQTVSMIIRGMTTNDIKPADLFRVVRRELVSGVILGVLLGLIAFGRVLLQEGGADSLPLVVAASVIAVCAWSNVIAAVIPMFAKRFKIDPALISAPLISTTVDATGLLIYMLIAKALLNAI, encoded by the coding sequence ATGACGGAAACAAATAGTCCGCAACGTGCTGTGATCGACCTCACGCCGGCCAATCTGGACGCGCAGGTGCGCGGGCTGATCGACAAAGGCGACATGGAGCGCCTGCGCCGGCTGCTGGCCGACCAGCACTCGCCGGATGTGGCCGACGTCCTGGAACGGTTGACGCGCCCCGCCGACCGCAACGCGACCTTCCGTCTGCTTTCGCCGCAGATGGCCGCGGAGGTGATCGAAGAGATCAGCCATTATATTGCCCGCGAGCTGGTCATCGCGCTCCCACCCGACTTCGCAGGTCCGATGCTGCGCCACATGGAGATCGACGACCTGGTCGAAATCCTCGGCAACGAACTGCGCGACCGGCAGGAGCAATCGCTCGCACAGCTCGAGCCGGTGCTGGCCCAGGCGATCCGCGCCCAGCTGGCCTACCCGACCAACAGCGCTGGCCGGTTGATGACCACCCGCTTTGTTCGTACTTATCCAGAAATGACCGCTGCAGAAACCCTCGCCTTTATCAAGTCGACCGATGACGATTACGAAACGGTCACCGATATTTACGTACTCGATGAGGGGCGGTTGATCGGAGTCGCCAGCCTGCGCGCCGTGGTGCGGGCCAATTCGTCCACGCCTATCAGTGCGCTCATGCAAACCGAACCGATCAGTGTCAGCCCGGAAACGAAAGGGGAGGATGCGGCGCGGTTGCTCGGACGCTACGACTTCATGGCGCTGCCGGTGGTGTCGTCAGAGGGGCGGATGCTCGGCATCATCACGGTGGATGATGCCATCGATGTGCTGACCGCAGCCCAGACCGCCGACCTGCTCGGTATCGGCGGCGTCCATGGCGAAGAAAACGCCGCACCTTACTTCACCGTCCCGATCCTCAAGGTCATCCGCCAGCGGCTGATCTGGCTGATCCTGCTGTTTGTCGGCGGCAGCATCACCAGCGGCGTGCTGGAGGCGTTTTCGGTCGAACTCGGCGCGGTGGTGGCGCTCTCGTTCTATATCCCGCTGCTGATCGGCACCGGCGGCAACACCGGCTCGCAGACCGTTTCGATGATTATCCGCGGCATGACGACCAACGACATCAAACCGGCCGATCTGTTCCGCGTCGTCCGGCGCGAACTGGTCAGCGGCGTGATCCTCGGCGTGCTGCTTGGCCTGATCGCCTTCGGGCGCGTGCTGCTGCAGGAAGGCGGCGCCGATTCGCTGCCGCTGGTGGTGGCCGCCTCGGTGATCGCCGTTTGCGCATGGTCGAACGTGATCGCCGCGGTGATCCCGATGTTTGCCAAACGCTTCAAAATCGACCCGGCACTGATCTCCGCGCCGCTGATCTCGACCACCGTCGACGCGACCGGACTGCTGATCTATATGCTGATTGCCAAGGCGCTGCTGAACGCCATCTGA
- a CDS encoding ABC transporter permease subunit — translation MFQRLRIFQTPQRTAALLTPADVAILMVVAAVAYLGVHLATDSPSVIRGPDIRLDAGTLPYYALLSIGRMLAAYTLALLFSIAYGYAAARSQRAARWLLPTLDILQSVPILSFLPVVLLGLTAILPQQLAVELAAIILIFTSQAWNLTFSFYQSMRTIPGEYREAAAIFRLSRWLRFKQVELPFAALGLIWNSVMSWAGGWFFLMAAEIFTLGERDFRLPGLGAYLQTAANAGDTSALIAGLLTLVAIIILFDQLIWRPLLAWAERFKVSQVVNDDEATSWFLDSLQRSGLARMLSVRLLAPLIHGLDRRFGRSPTIVSSLDPDEGTGRNWMGRLLLVLLIAGVAWAATQAAGMLLTLPAETWVRIGIGASATLLRVGIAVTIALAWTIPVGVLIGTNAGAARILQPVVQIAASIPATALFPVLLLGLLRLPGGANIAAVLLMLLGTQWYLLFNVIAGASAIPRDLQFTSDLMRLRGWRRWRTLTLPALFPYIITGLVTASGGAWNASIIAEFTTFGGETHQVTGLGALITSATAQGDNALLLASTLTMIVMVVGINRFVWRRLLRLAETRFRMDQ, via the coding sequence ATGTTTCAACGTCTCCGCATCTTCCAGACCCCACAGCGCACGGCCGCCTTGCTGACGCCCGCCGACGTCGCCATCCTGATGGTGGTCGCGGCGGTAGCCTATCTGGGCGTGCATCTGGCGACCGATTCGCCGTCGGTCATCCGGGGGCCGGACATCCGGCTCGATGCCGGCACACTGCCCTATTACGCGCTGCTCAGCATCGGGCGGATGCTGGCGGCCTATACGCTGGCGCTGCTGTTTTCGATCGCCTACGGTTACGCTGCGGCCCGCAGCCAGCGTGCCGCACGCTGGCTGCTGCCTACACTCGATATCCTGCAAAGCGTACCGATCCTGAGCTTCCTGCCCGTGGTGCTGCTCGGCCTGACCGCCATACTCCCGCAGCAGCTTGCAGTCGAGCTGGCAGCCATTATCCTGATCTTCACCAGTCAGGCGTGGAACCTCACCTTTAGTTTCTACCAGTCTATGCGCACGATCCCTGGCGAATACCGCGAGGCTGCCGCCATTTTTCGGCTGAGCCGCTGGCTGCGATTCAAACAGGTCGAGCTGCCGTTCGCCGCGCTTGGCCTGATCTGGAACAGTGTGATGAGTTGGGCAGGCGGCTGGTTCTTCCTGATGGCCGCTGAGATCTTCACGTTGGGCGAGCGGGATTTTCGCCTGCCGGGACTTGGCGCATATCTCCAGACGGCGGCTAACGCTGGTGATACGTCGGCGTTGATCGCAGGACTGCTTACGCTCGTCGCGATTATTATCCTTTTCGATCAGCTCATCTGGCGGCCGCTGCTGGCCTGGGCGGAGCGCTTCAAGGTCTCGCAGGTCGTCAACGACGACGAGGCAACTTCATGGTTTCTGGACAGCCTGCAGCGCTCCGGCCTTGCTCGCATGCTGTCGGTAAGGCTGCTTGCTCCGTTGATACACGGTCTCGACCGGCGGTTCGGGCGTTCTCCGACGATCGTCTCCAGCCTTGACCCGGACGAAGGGACGGGCCGTAATTGGATGGGCAGGCTGCTGCTTGTCCTGCTCATCGCCGGAGTCGCATGGGCTGCGACTCAAGCCGCAGGTATGCTTCTGACCCTGCCCGCAGAGACGTGGGTGCGGATCGGCATCGGCGCCAGCGCCACCCTGCTGCGCGTAGGTATCGCGGTAACAATTGCACTGGCCTGGACGATACCAGTCGGCGTCCTGATTGGTACCAATGCCGGCGCAGCGCGAATTCTACAGCCGGTCGTTCAGATTGCCGCGTCGATTCCGGCAACAGCTCTGTTCCCGGTACTGCTGCTCGGTCTTCTCCGGCTCCCTGGTGGGGCAAATATCGCGGCGGTGCTGCTCATGCTGCTCGGCACGCAGTGGTACCTGCTGTTCAACGTCATCGCCGGCGCCTCGGCCATCCCGCGTGACCTGCAGTTTACCAGCGACCTGATGCGGCTGCGCGGCTGGCGGCGCTGGCGTACGCTGACGCTGCCTGCCCTGTTTCCCTACATCATCACCGGCTTGGTCACGGCCAGCGGCGGTGCCTGGAACGCCAGTATCATCGCCGAATTCACGACCTTTGGCGGCGAGACGCATCAGGTGACCGGGCTTGGCGCGCTGATCACCTCGGCGACTGCCCAGGGGGACAACGCACTCCTTCTGGCCTCCACCCTGACGATGATCGTGATGGTAGTCGGCATCAACCGCTTCGTCTGGCGCAGGCTGCTCCGGCTGGCCGAAACGCGCTTCCGCATGGATCAATAG
- the mgtE gene encoding magnesium transporter — protein MPDAEITRTDESDELTQEQLDSRVFELLDDGHFEELRLLLADQYSQDIADVIERMDNPTEQYAVFSHLAPDVAAEVIDEISRYTAHQILSRIPVDAAASLLHRMEMDDLVELLADELEHRQDEILAQMHPKTAKEIRELLIYPEDSAGRLMTRKFVRVNRDMTAAEIIAFIRKTNERYETITDIYVLDPASRLIGVASMRQILVSKPGMQIKDFMVTDLTTVLPDATAEEAARLLARYDFLALPVVTADDKMLGIITVDDAIDVLTAAQTADLLSIGGLPGEAGSAPYFTVPIMKVIRQRLVWLVLLFVGGSITSGVLEAFSLELGTVVALSFYIPLLIGTGGNTGSQTVSMIIRGMTVNDIRQADIFRVARRELISGLILGGLLGLIAFGRVLLQEGGGDSLPLVVAASVIAVCAWSNVIAAVIPMLARRIKIDPALISAPLISTTVDATGLLIYMLVAKSLLESI, from the coding sequence ATGCCCGACGCTGAAATCACCCGCACTGATGAAAGCGATGAACTGACTCAGGAGCAGCTCGATTCGCGCGTTTTCGAGCTGCTCGATGACGGCCACTTCGAAGAACTGCGGCTGCTGCTGGCCGACCAGTATTCGCAGGACATCGCCGATGTCATCGAGCGGATGGACAACCCGACCGAGCAGTATGCGGTGTTCAGCCATCTGGCCCCGGATGTCGCCGCCGAGGTCATCGACGAGATCAGCCGCTATACGGCGCATCAGATCCTGTCGCGCATCCCCGTGGATGCCGCGGCCAGCCTGCTGCACCGCATGGAGATGGACGACCTTGTCGAACTGCTGGCTGACGAACTGGAACACCGTCAGGACGAAATCCTGGCGCAGATGCACCCGAAGACCGCCAAGGAAATCCGCGAGCTTCTGATTTATCCTGAAGACAGCGCGGGCCGCCTGATGACGCGCAAATTCGTCCGCGTCAACCGCGACATGACCGCCGCCGAAATCATCGCCTTCATCCGCAAGACCAACGAACGTTACGAGACTATCACCGATATTTACGTCCTCGACCCGGCCAGCCGGCTGATCGGTGTCGCCAGCATGCGCCAGATCCTGGTGAGTAAGCCGGGCATGCAGATCAAGGATTTCATGGTCACCGACCTGACGACGGTGCTGCCGGACGCCACCGCGGAAGAAGCGGCGCGGCTGCTGGCCCGCTATGACTTCCTGGCGCTGCCGGTGGTGACTGCAGACGATAAGATGCTGGGGATCATCACCGTCGATGATGCGATCGACGTACTCACCGCCGCCCAGACGGCTGACCTGTTGAGCATCGGCGGTTTGCCGGGCGAGGCCGGCTCTGCGCCGTATTTCACCGTACCGATCATGAAAGTGATCCGCCAGCGGCTGGTGTGGCTGGTGCTGCTGTTTGTCGGCGGCAGCATCACCAGCGGCGTGCTGGAAGCGTTTTCGCTGGAACTCGGCACGGTCGTGGCGCTTTCGTTCTACATCCCGCTGCTGATCGGTACGGGCGGCAACACCGGCTCGCAGACGGTTTCGATGATTATCCGCGGCATGACGGTCAACGACATCCGGCAGGCCGATATTTTCCGGGTGGCCCGCCGCGAACTGATCTCCGGGCTGATCCTCGGCGGCCTGCTCGGCCTGATCGCCTTCGGGCGGGTGCTGCTGCAGGAAGGCGGCGGCGATTCGCTGCCGCTGGTGGTGGCGGCCTCGGTCATCGCAGTCTGTGCGTGGTCGAACGTGATCGCAGCGGTGATCCCGATGCTGGCCCGGCGCATCAAGATCGATCCGGCACTGATTTCCGCGCCGCTGATTTCGACCACCGTCGACGCGACCGGCCTGCTGATCTACATGCTGGTCGCCAAGTCCCTGCTGGAGAGTATTTAG